The bacterium genome window below encodes:
- a CDS encoding DUF222 domain-containing protein encodes MCGARHGRALPRRNGVRPHLTLTTTLEGLKNELGAPAADLELSLPISTRTVERLACDAAISRVLLAGS; translated from the coding sequence GTGTGTGGGGCACGCCATGGACGAGCGCTGCCGCGACGCAACGGGGTCAGGCCGCACCTCACCCTGACGACCACGCTGGAGGGGCTGAAGAACGAGCTCGGCGCCCCCGCGGCCGACCTCGAGCTCTCGCTGCCGATCTCCACCCGGACGGTGGAGCGCCTGGCCTGCGACGCCGCCATCTCCCGCGTCCTGCTCGCCGGCTCG
- a CDS encoding DUF222 domain-containing protein → MFGSMVRMLGVGGTDLEELALAVRKFQRRDERRVDAKGLRGLIDALEGEFAAEARRLQESGEHLEGGSVSAVAWLSRTCAMSATSAADRLCVGEQLESLPKVAQALGSGEIGYQSTALLCHLRQQLDDKHELFDEEEMLELARRHSVSSLRFLCRYARHVADPDGFFNQAEEDYSRRRLHVSLMADGMHAIEGVLDPEGGAALRTALEALAKRLGPDDERSHRQRMADALVECVGHAMDERCRDATGSGRTSP, encoded by the coding sequence ATGTTTGGTAGCATGGTCCGTATGTTGGGGGTTGGGGGCACAGACCTTGAGGAACTGGCGCTCGCGGTGCGCAAATTCCAGCGCCGCGACGAGCGCCGCGTCGACGCCAAGGGCCTGCGCGGCCTGATCGACGCCTTGGAGGGCGAGTTCGCCGCCGAAGCCCGCCGCCTCCAGGAGTCGGGCGAGCATCTGGAGGGCGGCAGCGTCTCCGCCGTCGCCTGGCTGAGCCGGACCTGCGCCATGTCCGCCACCTCCGCCGCCGACCGACTCTGCGTCGGTGAGCAGCTGGAGTCGCTACCCAAAGTCGCCCAAGCCCTCGGCTCGGGGGAGATCGGCTACCAGTCGACGGCCCTGCTCTGCCACCTGCGCCAGCAGCTCGACGACAAGCACGAGCTCTTCGACGAAGAAGAGATGCTGGAGCTGGCGCGCCGGCACTCCGTCTCCAGCCTGCGCTTTCTCTGCCGCTACGCCCGCCATGTCGCCGACCCCGACGGCTTCTTCAACCAGGCGGAAGAGGACTACAGCCGCCGCCGCCTGCACGTCAGCCTGATGGCCGACGGCATGCACGCCATCGAGGGCGTGCTCGACCCCGAAGGCGGAGCGGCGCTGCGCACGGCGCTGGAGGCCCTGGCCAAGCGGCTGGGCCCGGACGACGAGCGCAGCCACCGCCAGCGGATGGCGGACGCCCTGGTCGAGTGTGTGGGGCACGCCATGGACGAGCGCTGCCGCGACGCAACGGGGTCAGGCCGCACCTCACCCTGA